The region AGAGGAACCTACTAAACCTATATTCTCATCTTTGTTTAAAAAAACTTCAATTATTTGTTCCAACGTATCAATTGCCAATTTAGGCACATAAGATAAAGAAGGAGTAATAACCTCGTCCTCAAAATATTCCCTAAAAAGTGAAGCCTTTCCACCAAAGCCACTACTTCCAAATCCATGTATATATAAAATCATATTTCCTCTTTTTTGTTAAATTCTCTTAATGCTCTTCTTGAAGCTTTATCTACAAGGTTAAATAAACTATCAATTTCATCTTTCAAAACCGATTTTTTATGCCCTTTGACTTTTATAAATTCTAAATTTAAATTATCATATTTTTCATAAAACTTTTTATATAAAATAGTATTATTAACTATCTTGCCAGTACTAGTTAAATAACCATTTTTTTCTAACTTTTCTCTTCTATCTAAAAGCTTTAAAATATTTTGACAATCTGTATATATATTAACTTTTAAACTCTTTAATTCATTTTTTTCTAAAGCCCAAAGTAAAACTTCCAATTCTAATTTTGTAGAAGAAGTATCAAGAAATTTTTTTATTTTTATATCTTGTTTCTGTATTTTTTCATTATAAATAAAATATGCTCCATAACCAATTTTTGTTTTTGGATTTACACTTCCATCACAAAATAATTTTATAGTTTTTATACTCATAAAACCACAGCTTTATTTCTTATTTGAGACTTTCTAGCACAAGTTAATTGGTACTCAACCATCTTTTCAAATGGCTCTAAAAATTTTTCAAATTCAGATTTATTTATTGATTCTAAACCTTGTTTATCTAATAATTTTAAAACACAAAAAACAGATTCTATAGTTGATAAGCAATAAAGATTAGGTTGGGTTTTAATTTTAAAATTTGATTCTTGTGTATATTTAAAACTAAGCTTTGGCAATGAAGCTATATTTTTACTTAATCTAATCATTTTTTTAGAACAAGGCCAAGTTGAATCGATAATAAAAATCACATTCTCTTTTCCATCGTTAACTAATTTTTGGGAATTTAATT is a window of Halarcobacter sp. DNA encoding:
- a CDS encoding tRNA-uridine aminocarboxypropyltransferase, with protein sequence MCKHINIIDTNTRFIILMHPKEYRKTKNGTGHFTNLSLKNSNIYIGIDFSNHEKINEIIKNPNINSYVLYPGKNSIELNSQKLVNDGKENVIFIIDSTWPCSKKMIRLSKNIASLPKLSFKYTQESNFKIKTQPNLYCLSTIESVFCVLKLLDKQGLESINKSEFEKFLEPFEKMVEYQLTCARKSQIRNKAVVL
- a CDS encoding RNase H family protein, with the translated sequence MSIKTIKLFCDGSVNPKTKIGYGAYFIYNEKIQKQDIKIKKFLDTSSTKLELEVLLWALEKNELKSLKVNIYTDCQNILKLLDRREKLEKNGYLTSTGKIVNNTILYKKFYEKYDNLNLEFIKVKGHKKSVLKDEIDSLFNLVDKASRRALREFNKKEEI